A genomic region of Ovis aries strain OAR_USU_Benz2616 breed Rambouillet chromosome 20, ARS-UI_Ramb_v3.0, whole genome shotgun sequence contains the following coding sequences:
- the SLC35B2 gene encoding adenosine 3'-phospho 5'-phosphosulfate transporter 1 isoform X3 — protein sequence MRLAMQALWCLATCWCSTSGGRTTWKQVSYLTWGVLQERVMTRSYGATATSPGERFSDSQFLVLMNRILALMVAGVYCILCKQPRHGAPMYRYSFASLSNVLSSWCQYEALKFVSFPTQVLAKASKVIPVMLMGKLVSRRSYEHWEYLTAGLISIGVSMFLLSSGPEPHSSPATTLSGLILLAGYIAFDSFTSNWQDALFAYKMSSVQMMFGVNLFSCLFTVGSLLEQGALLEGIRFMGRHSEFAAHTLLLSICSACGQLFIFYTIGQFGAAIFTIIMTLRQAFAILLSCLLYGHTVTVVGGLGVAVVFAALLLRVYARGRLKQRGKKAVPVESSVQKV from the exons ATGCGGCTGGCTATGCAAGCTTTATGGTGCCTGGCTACCTGCTGGTGCAGTACTTCAGGCGGAAGAACTACCTGGAAACAG GTGTCTTATCTGACGTGGGGAGTGCTGCAGGAAAGAGTGATGACCCGCAGCTACGGGGCCACAGCCACATCGCCAGGCGAGCGCTTCTCGGACTCTCAGTTCCTGGTGCTCATGAACCGCATCCTGGCCCTGATGGTGGCTGGCGTCTACTGCATCTTATGCAAGCAGCCCCGACATGGGGCACCCATGTACCGGTACTCCTTTGCCAGCCTGTCCAATGTGCTCAGCAGCTGGTGCCAATACGAAGCTCTCAAGTTCGtcagcttccccacccaggtgcTGGCCAAGGCCTCCAAGGTCATCCCCGTTATGCTGATGGGAAAATTGGTGTCTCGGCGCAGCTATGAGCACTGGGAATATCTGACAGCTGGCCTCATCTCCATCGGGGTCAGCATGTTCCTGCTGTCCAGCGGACCGGAGCCCCACAGCTCCCCGGCCACCACGCTCTCAGGCCTCATCCTGTTGGCAGGCTACATTGCCTTCGACAGCTTCACCTCCAACTGGCAGGACGCCCTGTTCGCCTATAAGATGTCGTCAGTGCAGATGATGTTTGGGGTCAAcctcttctcctgcctcttcACGGTGGGCTCCCTGCTGGAGCAGGGGGCCCTCCTGGAGGGCATCCGCTTCATGGGACGACACAGCGAGTTTGCGGCACACACCCTGCTGCTGTCCATCTGCTCTGCGTGTGGCCAGCTCTTCATCTTCTACACCATCGGGCAGTTTGGGGCTGCCATCTTCACCATCATCATGACCCTCCGCCAGGCCTTCGCCAtcctcctttcctgcctcctctACGGCCACACTGTCACTGTGGTGGGGGGCCTGGGAGTGGCTGTGGTCTTTGCTGCCCTCCTGCTCCGGGTCTACGCCCGGGGCCGTCTAAAGCAGCGGGGAAAGAAGGCTGTGCCAGTCGAGTCATCTGTGCAGAAAGTTTGA
- the SLC35B2 gene encoding adenosine 3'-phospho 5'-phosphosulfate transporter 1 isoform X2: MVPGYLLVQYFRRKNYLETGRGLCFPLVKTCVFGNEPKAPDEVPLAARTEPAETSPTWQALKLLFCASGLQVSYLTWGVLQERVMTRSYGATATSPGERFSDSQFLVLMNRILALMVAGVYCILCKQPRHGAPMYRYSFASLSNVLSSWCQYEALKFVSFPTQVLAKASKVIPVMLMGKLVSRRSYEHWEYLTAGLISIGVSMFLLSSGPEPHSSPATTLSGLILLAGYIAFDSFTSNWQDALFAYKMSSVQMMFGVNLFSCLFTVGSLLEQGALLEGIRFMGRHSEFAAHTLLLSICSACGQLFIFYTIGQFGAAIFTIIMTLRQAFAILLSCLLYGHTVTVVGGLGVAVVFAALLLRVYARGRLKQRGKKAVPVESSVQKV; this comes from the exons ATGGTGCCTGGCTACCTGCTGGTGCAGTACTTCAGGCGGAAGAACTACCTGGAAACAG GTAGGGGTCTCTGCTTCCCCCTGGTGAAAACTTGTGTGTTTGGCAATGAGCCCAAGGCCCCGGATGAGGTTCCGCTGGCTGCCCGGACAGAGCCAGCAGAGACCAGTCCCACTTGGCAGGCCCTGAAGCTGCTGTTCTGTGCCTCCGGGCTCCAG GTGTCTTATCTGACGTGGGGAGTGCTGCAGGAAAGAGTGATGACCCGCAGCTACGGGGCCACAGCCACATCGCCAGGCGAGCGCTTCTCGGACTCTCAGTTCCTGGTGCTCATGAACCGCATCCTGGCCCTGATGGTGGCTGGCGTCTACTGCATCTTATGCAAGCAGCCCCGACATGGGGCACCCATGTACCGGTACTCCTTTGCCAGCCTGTCCAATGTGCTCAGCAGCTGGTGCCAATACGAAGCTCTCAAGTTCGtcagcttccccacccaggtgcTGGCCAAGGCCTCCAAGGTCATCCCCGTTATGCTGATGGGAAAATTGGTGTCTCGGCGCAGCTATGAGCACTGGGAATATCTGACAGCTGGCCTCATCTCCATCGGGGTCAGCATGTTCCTGCTGTCCAGCGGACCGGAGCCCCACAGCTCCCCGGCCACCACGCTCTCAGGCCTCATCCTGTTGGCAGGCTACATTGCCTTCGACAGCTTCACCTCCAACTGGCAGGACGCCCTGTTCGCCTATAAGATGTCGTCAGTGCAGATGATGTTTGGGGTCAAcctcttctcctgcctcttcACGGTGGGCTCCCTGCTGGAGCAGGGGGCCCTCCTGGAGGGCATCCGCTTCATGGGACGACACAGCGAGTTTGCGGCACACACCCTGCTGCTGTCCATCTGCTCTGCGTGTGGCCAGCTCTTCATCTTCTACACCATCGGGCAGTTTGGGGCTGCCATCTTCACCATCATCATGACCCTCCGCCAGGCCTTCGCCAtcctcctttcctgcctcctctACGGCCACACTGTCACTGTGGTGGGGGGCCTGGGAGTGGCTGTGGTCTTTGCTGCCCTCCTGCTCCGGGTCTACGCCCGGGGCCGTCTAAAGCAGCGGGGAAAGAAGGCTGTGCCAGTCGAGTCATCTGTGCAGAAAGTTTGA
- the SLC35B2 gene encoding adenosine 3'-phospho 5'-phosphosulfate transporter 1 isoform X1 — MDPRWWAVVVLAALPSLGAGGEKNLEAPPESWTQLWFFRFLVNAAGYASFMVPGYLLVQYFRRKNYLETGRGLCFPLVKTCVFGNEPKAPDEVPLAARTEPAETSPTWQALKLLFCASGLQVSYLTWGVLQERVMTRSYGATATSPGERFSDSQFLVLMNRILALMVAGVYCILCKQPRHGAPMYRYSFASLSNVLSSWCQYEALKFVSFPTQVLAKASKVIPVMLMGKLVSRRSYEHWEYLTAGLISIGVSMFLLSSGPEPHSSPATTLSGLILLAGYIAFDSFTSNWQDALFAYKMSSVQMMFGVNLFSCLFTVGSLLEQGALLEGIRFMGRHSEFAAHTLLLSICSACGQLFIFYTIGQFGAAIFTIIMTLRQAFAILLSCLLYGHTVTVVGGLGVAVVFAALLLRVYARGRLKQRGKKAVPVESSVQKV; from the exons GTGGTGGGCAGTGGTGGTGCTGGCTGCGCTCCCCTccctgggggcaggtggggagaaGAACCTCGAAGCCCCTCCGGAGTCCTGGACTCAGCTCTGGTTCTTCCGCTTTTTGGTGAATGCGGCTGGCTATGCAAGCTTTATGGTGCCTGGCTACCTGCTGGTGCAGTACTTCAGGCGGAAGAACTACCTGGAAACAG GTAGGGGTCTCTGCTTCCCCCTGGTGAAAACTTGTGTGTTTGGCAATGAGCCCAAGGCCCCGGATGAGGTTCCGCTGGCTGCCCGGACAGAGCCAGCAGAGACCAGTCCCACTTGGCAGGCCCTGAAGCTGCTGTTCTGTGCCTCCGGGCTCCAG GTGTCTTATCTGACGTGGGGAGTGCTGCAGGAAAGAGTGATGACCCGCAGCTACGGGGCCACAGCCACATCGCCAGGCGAGCGCTTCTCGGACTCTCAGTTCCTGGTGCTCATGAACCGCATCCTGGCCCTGATGGTGGCTGGCGTCTACTGCATCTTATGCAAGCAGCCCCGACATGGGGCACCCATGTACCGGTACTCCTTTGCCAGCCTGTCCAATGTGCTCAGCAGCTGGTGCCAATACGAAGCTCTCAAGTTCGtcagcttccccacccaggtgcTGGCCAAGGCCTCCAAGGTCATCCCCGTTATGCTGATGGGAAAATTGGTGTCTCGGCGCAGCTATGAGCACTGGGAATATCTGACAGCTGGCCTCATCTCCATCGGGGTCAGCATGTTCCTGCTGTCCAGCGGACCGGAGCCCCACAGCTCCCCGGCCACCACGCTCTCAGGCCTCATCCTGTTGGCAGGCTACATTGCCTTCGACAGCTTCACCTCCAACTGGCAGGACGCCCTGTTCGCCTATAAGATGTCGTCAGTGCAGATGATGTTTGGGGTCAAcctcttctcctgcctcttcACGGTGGGCTCCCTGCTGGAGCAGGGGGCCCTCCTGGAGGGCATCCGCTTCATGGGACGACACAGCGAGTTTGCGGCACACACCCTGCTGCTGTCCATCTGCTCTGCGTGTGGCCAGCTCTTCATCTTCTACACCATCGGGCAGTTTGGGGCTGCCATCTTCACCATCATCATGACCCTCCGCCAGGCCTTCGCCAtcctcctttcctgcctcctctACGGCCACACTGTCACTGTGGTGGGGGGCCTGGGAGTGGCTGTGGTCTTTGCTGCCCTCCTGCTCCGGGTCTACGCCCGGGGCCGTCTAAAGCAGCGGGGAAAGAAGGCTGTGCCAGTCGAGTCATCTGTGCAGAAAGTTTGA